The sequence GGTTTATTTTTTGTTTTCAATACAAATTAAATGGATAGATGGATTGATAGTTATGCATAGGCCTAAAACTCTAAAAGAGAGACCTACAGACTGCGTCTAATGACGCTTGACATTCATCCATCAATCTTAAACTGTGATCAACTTTATGACACTATattatactacctccgtcccattacAGGTGACACTTTTTGCATACAGTTTTAGGTAGGGATGGTGTCCGCGGgtaacgggcacgggttctatatacccgctACCCGTCCGTCTTCGGGTTGTTTTTTTGCTTGTTAAGACTCGTTACCCGCCCGCGGGTAAAATAATTTTGCTCATGCCCATAACCCGTGGATACCTGTGACCCGCAGTAACCAGCGGGCAATATTAATATACAACTTcgttatttttttttagaaaagttgaaaaattttattaattataaattttattaattataaataatatgtcAATTAACATGTGTAAAATGACGTGAAAGTCAAGTTTTTTATTTATAACTAGTTATAGTATACTTTTAACCATTATTGCATTACAAGTAAAATCCGTTTTAAATTGATAATTGTATGTATAAACTCAcggataaattaaaaaaaaaaaatctaatgaattagcggatcgggttttacccgcgaccGGTAGTATGTTCCCGCGACCCGCCCGTTGGCGGGTATAattttttacccgtacccgtggGTAAGATTTTATGATTTTACCCGCTCAACACAaatcgggtacccgcgggtcacgggattttttctcgcccattgtcatccctagttTTAGGAAATAACAATAACTTCATTATCCACCAGTTAGAAATCTTCTCTTTTCAGAATAACCTCAAATTTGTTGAAATACAAAGTAGACACTTGAAGTGTCGTTAAGCCTATTTTAAGCATAAATATCCCATATTGGTTATGACTCATAATCACTTATCAAATGCTATGTAGATATTGCACTACGAATATTTCCGGATATCCCAGACAATAATGAAGGTGCTAGAGAGACTCAGGATATTCTTGGACTTTTGGCTCGAAAACCTTCAGCATTTGAAGAACCCAAGCAACATTTTATGAGGAGAAGTAATTTTcaactcttttattattatcatcggTCCTTTATGGTGTGTAGTTCTGATGGACTCGGTCCTTTATACGCACCTGAACTGCCCAGATCATAAAGGGCATAATCGGTCAAAAAAGCAAAATACATTGACAATGATCAAAGTTGCAGATAATCCATAAACTTGATTTAGTATAATCACATATCATACGCACATGTCcactaaaataattattaatattgaatattgaatattgatGATACTCACAAAAACAACAAATCAGAAGGCCGAGCGTGTTATTTACTGTTAATATTGTTACTTGTATAtggtttcatatatatattttttcagtgATTGGTTGCTTCAAGGAGAGACCACATTCAAACACAAGTAAAGCAATGCAGTTACTAAATCTAATTTTGACACGTTCCGAGACATGGTCGCAACAAGTATTACATGATAGACTCAGAGGCCCTGTCACCACTGTTGTAACACAGACTTCTCAAGGCGGTCAATTGTTgaatcaaacaagaagaacaaaccCTGATCGGATACTTTTTGTTGCTGCTGAAATGGGCAACATTAAATTTATAGTTGAGCTTTTACGAAAATATCCTGATCTTATATGGAAAGTAAACGACAATGAACAAAATATTTTTCACGTTGCTGTCTCTCGTCGCCATGAAAGCATCTACAATCTCTTATATGAGATTGGCTCAATGAAGAATTTAATAGTTACTCAGAAGGACCGAGATGGGAATACTTTGTTGCATACTGTTGCTAAAAATGCAAAAAATAACCGACTAAAAGATGTCTCAGGAGCAGCTTTTCGGATGCAACGTCGATTGTTATGGTATAAGGTACAATATCTGATTATCCTCCCTCTCATACACTACAAGTTAGGAACCATATTTATGCACATTTTTTCCGTCTATAAGAAACTCTTATACGAGGTCTTATTTATCTCATACTATGTTGTAGGAAGTAGAGTCTATGATACCTCAACATTACACAGAAAAGAGAAACAAAGATGGTCTCACACCAAGCGAACTATTCAGTGAGACCCACAACAAGTTACTTATTGAAAGTGAGAAGTGGATGAAAGGAACAGCTAGTAAATGCATGTTGGTTGCTACATTGATAGCCACAGTAGTATTTGGAGTCGCTTTTACTATTCCAGGTGGATATGAACAGAATCACGGTTATCCAATATTCCGTCACAACCCAGTCTTCATAGTGTTTGTAGTGCTAGATGCAATATCTTTAATCTTGTCTGCAACTTCCATACTCGTGTTCTTATCAGTCCTCACTTCAAGTTACGCGCTAGAGGATTTCAAAGAATCATTACCCAAAAAACTAATGGCAGGTCTAACATTGCTTTTCCTCTCTATATTGACCATGATGATTGCGTTCAGTGTCAGCTTCTTTGTGTTGTACCATCACAAGTTCAATTTCTTCATAGGAGGTTCGATTAGTGTACTGGCTCTTGTACCGATCGTTGTGTATATCCTACTACATTTTCCTCTTCTAAAGGACATGTATCACTCAACATATGGTTCAAAATCTCTCTTTAACCCGAAGAAACAAATGCTTTACTATAAAAATCCAAACGTCTGATGGTTCAACATTGTTGTACATGATCAATTCTGAATTTCAAGATTCATTACACATTTCGTTTTGTATGATACCTTCAATTCAATTCTTTCTTTATATTGAATGCAAATGTATTTCTAGTATTTGTTTGTTACTTCATGTAACGAGGATTTAGGAGTATAATGTCCACAATGTGGTTGCTGAGGTTTTAGAGTTTCCTAATGTATGCACATGTTAAATCAACAAATAAATCATGTATATATCTACTCATGTATCCTTGTTGCTAGGTTTTTTCTTCCTATGTTTTATTTtgatacatatatagtttacaCTATATTTAAATTCGACATACTTTAAAGAATTTAATCCATATGGTGACAGTATGATCTG comes from Rutidosis leptorrhynchoides isolate AG116_Rl617_1_P2 chromosome 4, CSIRO_AGI_Rlap_v1, whole genome shotgun sequence and encodes:
- the LOC139844384 gene encoding uncharacterized protein; the encoded protein is MDESSDINNTDHVAIDVTSTNGTPPILEREHEMGPDATQVGTDPSLGLERAPTPDPRLLPDGISEIEQVIETQGQNPTTAPAPPLIPEYAQTQGQGPTSAPARPLIQGQAGAPRQAPAPGQAGAPGQPPASGQPGAPGQPPAPGQAGVPGQADMPAQGGALAQPPAPGQAGAPGQPPVPGQAGAPRQAPAPGQAGAPRQAAAPGQAGAPVLRLPSQDLFANDRRQDFIRICSPLYKASMEGDWTAAQRISQQANEDGIRPPLVQYAITDNCETMLHIAASSSRSTDFVRNLVNMMRPVDLMYQNKNGNTALSLAAMTGNVDIAILMVEKNPELLKIANKSEMTPLLIAALYGKHDMVNYLYKVADRESWTYADYKWVCLKCVQTDLFDIALRIFPDIPDNNEGARETQDILGLLARKPSAFEEPKQHFMRRMIGCFKERPHSNTSKAMQLLNLILTRSETWSQQVLHDRLRGPVTTVVTQTSQGGQLLNQTRRTNPDRILFVAAEMGNIKFIVELLRKYPDLIWKVNDNEQNIFHVAVSRRHESIYNLLYEIGSMKNLIVTQKDRDGNTLLHTVAKNAKNNRLKDVSGAAFRMQRRLLWYKEVESMIPQHYTEKRNKDGLTPSELFSETHNKLLIESEKWMKGTASKCMLVATLIATVVFGVAFTIPGGYEQNHGYPIFRHNPVFIVFVVLDAISLILSATSILVFLSVLTSSYALEDFKESLPKKLMAGLTLLFLSILTMMIAFSVSFFVLYHHKFNFFIGGSISVLALVPIVVYILLHFPLLKDMYHSTYGSKSLFNPKKQMLYYKNPNV